In Pseudomonas fluorescens NCIMB 11764, a single window of DNA contains:
- a CDS encoding ATP-binding protein yields the protein MSSGDRLFGRLLNRQMPPPQNAPSRLSVPDVGLQMHLDAEGRVLHLTGPLRHGLAQQLSAARAPHLLDFLLPHSFLAVEGTPADWQGQLLDLDFYSLSGSPLHLRGWVQPWADAWLLQLLDIGDLLHERRQSRSREQSQWLATQIGDQLRLCSMARLPEVLAEQLQSLAQRYQVPCIALALLDEHEDGWQIHQHYAAFDAPQLWQNGQRLGTGLDSLNGSAPQPLALGEHPRLQATFGNAEGFAVPYHDAQGVVAWLLCGFYPAQQRAPDVGARDWLQLAAALAGPLLERLREYRHHVQLERLDSLQALLGSGWWEIFSDGAEVQLAPSLASTLDLPDTRLPLPDWLEQFHPADREELRSRLQDLQDEGTPLLLCVRLHRRDAPIWYRLQGQALGIGKNRRLVGFMLDISDIKNQEQQAAAAHARLDNLIASSPAVIYVQRYAEGALQPSFFSDSLLPLLGWTLADCAAGALVERVHPEDRERYFERSRQLLREGSVRARYRLRDSRGDYHWLLDEAKLLRDDLGLPVEAVGLWLDVTDATLAAEHVKQSEERYRILVEDSPAMICRYRPDLTLTFGNRPLATYLECLPEQLPGVNLGSWMSAEQQAAFLRRLGQLSPEFPVSTAEINLQLPGREHAWWVWSDRGVFDAQGRLLEVQAVGRDNTEVRRSQQQLAQSAKMATLGEMATGLAHEINQPLNVMRMAIVNVLKRLSNGDVQIDYLTDKLNRIDAQVQRAGRVVDHMRVFGRRSEIEQHPFNPVQAIEGTLSLLAEGMRGKGIELRVSETGFEALVRGYVDQLEQVLINLMVNARDALLVKREADQQFKPWISLYAERDAQSVRLWVEDNGGGIDPRLLERIFEPFFTTKPVGVGTGLGLSVSYGIVENMGGKLSVRNSTEGARFCIELPIAVDNQITR from the coding sequence TTGAGCTCCGGGGACAGACTGTTCGGGCGCCTGCTCAACCGCCAAATGCCACCGCCCCAGAACGCGCCGAGCCGCTTGAGCGTGCCGGATGTCGGTTTACAGATGCATCTGGATGCCGAAGGCCGGGTGCTTCATCTGACCGGTCCGTTGCGACATGGGCTGGCCCAGCAACTGAGCGCCGCCCGGGCGCCGCACCTGCTGGATTTTCTCTTGCCCCACAGCTTCCTCGCCGTTGAAGGCACACCGGCCGATTGGCAGGGGCAACTGCTGGACCTGGATTTTTACAGCCTCAGCGGGTCCCCCCTGCACCTGCGCGGCTGGGTGCAGCCGTGGGCTGACGCCTGGCTGCTGCAGTTGCTGGACATCGGTGACTTGTTGCACGAGCGTCGGCAATCGCGCAGCCGCGAACAATCCCAATGGCTCGCGACGCAGATCGGCGACCAGTTGCGCCTGTGCAGCATGGCGCGTCTGCCCGAGGTGTTGGCGGAGCAATTACAGAGCCTGGCCCAGCGTTATCAAGTCCCTTGCATCGCCTTGGCATTGCTGGATGAGCACGAAGACGGTTGGCAGATCCACCAGCACTACGCCGCCTTCGACGCCCCACAACTGTGGCAAAACGGTCAGCGCCTGGGCACCGGTCTCGACAGTTTGAACGGCTCCGCCCCGCAGCCTCTTGCGCTCGGCGAGCACCCGCGCCTGCAAGCCACTTTCGGCAATGCTGAAGGGTTTGCAGTGCCCTATCACGACGCGCAAGGTGTGGTCGCATGGTTGCTCTGCGGGTTTTACCCGGCGCAGCAGCGAGCACCCGACGTCGGCGCCCGCGACTGGTTGCAGCTCGCCGCAGCGCTCGCCGGCCCGCTGCTGGAGCGCTTGCGCGAGTATCGGCACCATGTGCAACTGGAGCGGCTGGACTCGTTACAAGCCCTGCTGGGCAGCGGTTGGTGGGAAATTTTCAGCGACGGTGCCGAGGTGCAATTGGCGCCGTCGCTGGCCAGCACCCTCGACCTGCCCGATACACGCCTGCCCCTGCCTGACTGGCTTGAGCAGTTCCATCCCGCCGACCGCGAAGAACTGCGCAGTCGCCTGCAAGACTTGCAGGATGAGGGCACGCCTTTGCTCCTCTGTGTGCGCCTGCATCGCCGAGACGCACCGATCTGGTATCGCCTGCAGGGCCAGGCCTTGGGCATCGGCAAAAACCGGCGGCTGGTGGGCTTCATGCTCGACATCAGCGACATCAAGAATCAGGAGCAACAGGCGGCGGCGGCCCATGCCCGACTGGACAACCTGATCGCCAGTTCACCGGCGGTAATCTATGTGCAGCGCTATGCCGAAGGCGCGTTGCAACCGAGCTTTTTCAGCGACAGCCTGCTGCCTTTGCTGGGGTGGACCCTCGCCGATTGCGCAGCTGGAGCGCTGGTGGAACGGGTTCATCCCGAGGACCGCGAGCGCTATTTCGAACGCTCTCGGCAACTGCTTCGCGAAGGCTCGGTCCGTGCGCGCTACCGGCTGCGTGACAGTCGCGGCGACTACCACTGGCTGCTCGACGAAGCCAAGCTGTTACGCGACGACCTTGGCCTGCCGGTCGAAGCGGTCGGATTGTGGCTGGACGTGACCGACGCGACCCTGGCCGCCGAGCACGTCAAACAAAGCGAAGAGCGCTATCGGATTCTGGTCGAGGATTCCCCGGCGATGATCTGCCGTTATCGGCCGGACCTGACCCTGACCTTCGGTAACCGCCCGCTGGCGACGTACCTGGAATGCCTGCCCGAGCAACTGCCAGGCGTGAACCTGGGCAGCTGGATGTCAGCGGAACAGCAGGCAGCGTTTCTCCGTCGACTGGGCCAGCTGAGCCCGGAGTTTCCGGTCAGCACGGCGGAAATCAACCTGCAGCTGCCGGGACGGGAACACGCCTGGTGGGTCTGGTCGGATCGCGGCGTGTTCGATGCGCAAGGCCGTTTGCTTGAGGTTCAGGCCGTGGGCCGCGACAACACCGAAGTCCGCCGTTCGCAGCAGCAACTTGCCCAGAGCGCGAAAATGGCCACCCTCGGCGAAATGGCCACCGGCCTGGCCCATGAAATCAACCAGCCGCTGAACGTGATGCGCATGGCCATCGTCAATGTGCTCAAGCGCTTGAGTAACGGCGATGTGCAGATCGATTACCTGACCGACAAACTCAACCGCATCGATGCGCAGGTCCAGCGGGCGGGGCGGGTGGTGGATCACATGCGGGTGTTCGGTCGCCGCTCGGAGATCGAACAGCACCCTTTCAATCCGGTTCAAGCCATCGAAGGCACGCTGTCGTTGCTGGCCGAAGGCATGCGCGGCAAAGGTATCGAGTTGAGGGTCAGCGAGACAGGCTTCGAGGCGCTGGTGCGCGGTTATGTCGATCAGCTGGAACAGGTACTGATCAACCTGATGGTCAACGCCCGGGATGCGCTACTCGTCAAACGTGAGGCGGATCAACAATTCAAACCGTGGATTTCGCTGTACGCCGAACGTGATGCGCAGTCGGTTCGACTGTGGGTCGAGGACAACGGCGGCGGGATTGATCCGCGCCTGCTGGAGCGGATCTTCGAACCGTTTTTCACCACCAAGCCGGTAGGCGTCGGCACCGGGTTGGGCTTGTCGGTGAGCTATGGGATCGTCGAGAACATGGGCGGCAAACTCAGCGTGCGGAACTCGACCGAGGGTGCACGGTTTTGTATCGAGCTGCCGATTGCCGTGGACAATCAGATCACCAGATAG
- a CDS encoding TadE/TadG family type IV pilus assembly protein, whose amino-acid sequence MKTNLPRQQKGAIAIEFALVFVMFFAVFYGIVTYSLPLLLMQSFNQSTAEAVRQSVALDPNTPGYDTVIKTVATAELSRQLAWIPATLNFNVATDTTATYAGGVLKVSINYPTSKLKHVIPFLTLPGIGSVPNLPATLTASSSLQF is encoded by the coding sequence ATGAAAACCAACCTCCCCCGCCAGCAAAAAGGTGCCATCGCGATTGAGTTCGCCTTGGTGTTCGTCATGTTTTTCGCTGTGTTTTACGGCATCGTCACCTACAGCCTGCCGCTGTTGCTTATGCAATCCTTCAACCAGTCGACCGCAGAAGCTGTGCGCCAAAGCGTCGCGCTCGACCCGAACACACCCGGTTACGACACCGTGATAAAGACCGTCGCCACAGCTGAACTGAGCCGGCAACTGGCCTGGATTCCGGCAACGCTGAACTTCAACGTCGCCACCGATACCACCGCCACTTACGCAGGCGGGGTATTGAAGGTCTCCATCAACTACCCCACCAGCAAACTCAAGCATGTCATCCCGTTTCTGACCCTGCCGGGAATCGGCTCGGTACCCAACCTGCCGGCCACGCTCACCGCCAGTTCGAGCCTGCAATTTTGA
- a CDS encoding DUF4136 domain-containing protein: protein MFRRLALLAVAALLSACAANQVNHDFDASRDFAAYRSWSWKDPALQYRPDDPRIKSDLTEQRIRQSVADQLDQRGLRPAAAGKQGDLSVQTYLIVEDRQQQVTTNYGGAWGNPWNGYWGGPMYNETRNISYKVAIIQIDLLDGKDGKLVWRGSDEQILSRSPNPSDRSTAIRETVGRILANYPPK, encoded by the coding sequence ATGTTCCGCCGTCTCGCTTTACTGGCAGTGGCCGCGCTCCTGAGCGCCTGCGCCGCCAACCAGGTCAATCATGACTTCGACGCCAGCCGCGACTTCGCCGCCTATCGCAGCTGGAGCTGGAAAGACCCCGCCCTGCAATATCGCCCCGATGACCCACGGATCAAAAGCGACCTGACCGAACAGCGCATTCGCCAATCGGTGGCCGATCAGCTGGATCAGCGTGGCCTGCGCCCGGCCGCTGCGGGCAAACAGGGTGATTTGAGCGTGCAAACCTACCTGATCGTCGAAGACCGTCAGCAACAAGTGACCACCAACTACGGCGGCGCGTGGGGTAACCCGTGGAATGGCTACTGGGGCGGGCCGATGTACAACGAAACCCGCAACATCAGCTACAAAGTGGCAATCATTCAGATCGACCTGCTCGACGGCAAGGACGGCAAACTGGTGTGGCGCGGCAGTGACGAACAAATCCTCAGCCGCTCACCGAACCCGTCGGATCGCAGCACGGCGATACGTGAAACGGTCGGCCGGATACTGGCCAACTACCCACCCAAGTAA
- a CDS encoding pilus assembly protein TadG-related protein, whose amino-acid sequence MSPRMQFRGPARQRGAIGLMAALTLAMALGFTVLVIDSGRLYLEQRKLQRVADTAALEAVTRDGNCLPGLSATSYATQSATRNGFAVNASNTLTVSCGTLQTGADNLRAFTVDATKSAAVRVIATQTVATSVAAGIGALLSGGPVALTTQLSATAVAAEPKLTLAQLSIRSSLVGADTSRSNLLNPLFSTLLGGNVNLTAVGWDGLIKTDVNLLKFMDRLAIKLGVAAGDYITLLNTQASVTQFIQAAADVLPANGSTATVKTALVNLQLAATNASPIKLGDLLQLQTGAQAASLDATVQLFQLVQGFVQLANKNSAVAAVLPVNVMGLAGMTTRIKVIQPPQFSAVGDPALAKVAPLGANKIYVRTAQIRILVSVDLTLINVVLQTVNALLQTVTSLINTALAPGCILGNCTQTDLQILPDGLNLDVGLEAGVGSSYVTDYACASPANKSLTATTNISAVQLKVGKIDPAIWLSSSAASSLSPLTLVDIGSKTCHLLSCGARTPFGGGGLELKIDSPVAGTSEPNYTFANPHEVNVAPDPTHPVMVSDVVGSLKGTLMGITLTQHPPTIGSLLGLLLNTLLSTLADVTQLLVTAISGLIAPLIDPIVDSLLLNLGIDVNKVDVGFNLTCGQKGKAYLVI is encoded by the coding sequence ATGTCTCCCCGCATGCAGTTTCGCGGCCCGGCCCGGCAACGGGGGGCGATCGGATTGATGGCGGCCCTGACCCTGGCCATGGCCCTAGGCTTCACGGTGCTGGTCATCGACAGCGGTCGGCTCTATCTGGAACAACGGAAATTGCAGCGGGTGGCGGATACCGCGGCACTCGAGGCCGTGACCCGCGATGGCAATTGCCTGCCCGGGCTCAGCGCTACCAGTTACGCCACGCAAAGTGCGACGCGTAACGGTTTTGCCGTCAACGCCAGCAACACGCTGACGGTCAGTTGCGGCACCTTGCAGACCGGCGCGGACAACCTGCGCGCCTTCACTGTCGACGCCACAAAAAGCGCCGCCGTGCGCGTCATCGCCACCCAGACCGTTGCCACCAGCGTGGCCGCCGGCATCGGCGCTTTGCTGTCCGGCGGGCCCGTCGCTTTAACCACCCAGCTCAGCGCCACCGCCGTGGCGGCCGAGCCCAAGCTGACATTGGCACAACTCAGCATTCGAAGCAGCCTCGTGGGCGCCGATACCTCCCGATCGAACCTGTTGAACCCGCTGTTCTCGACCTTGTTGGGCGGCAACGTCAACCTCACGGCCGTGGGCTGGGACGGCTTGATCAAAACCGACGTCAATTTGTTGAAGTTCATGGATCGACTGGCGATAAAGCTGGGCGTGGCGGCGGGTGACTACATCACGTTGTTGAACACGCAAGCCAGCGTGACCCAATTCATCCAGGCCGCCGCCGATGTACTGCCCGCCAACGGCTCCACGGCGACCGTCAAGACCGCGTTGGTTAATCTCCAATTGGCCGCCACCAATGCCTCACCGATCAAGTTGGGTGACTTGCTCCAGCTGCAAACCGGCGCACAAGCGGCCAGTCTCGACGCCACGGTGCAACTGTTCCAATTGGTTCAAGGGTTTGTGCAACTGGCGAACAAGAACAGCGCGGTGGCCGCGGTATTGCCGGTGAATGTGATGGGACTGGCTGGCATGACCACCCGCATCAAAGTCATTCAGCCGCCGCAGTTTTCTGCGGTAGGTGACCCCGCGCTGGCGAAAGTGGCACCGCTGGGCGCGAACAAAATATACGTGCGTACTGCACAAATCCGCATCCTTGTGTCGGTGGACCTGACGCTGATCAATGTCGTCCTGCAAACCGTCAATGCGCTGTTACAGACGGTGACAAGCCTGATCAATACGGCTCTGGCGCCCGGCTGCATCCTGGGCAACTGCACCCAGACGGACCTGCAAATACTGCCCGATGGATTGAACCTCGACGTCGGTCTTGAAGCCGGTGTCGGCAGCAGCTACGTCACCGATTACGCCTGCGCCAGCCCTGCAAACAAAAGCCTCACCGCCACCACCAATATCTCCGCGGTGCAACTCAAGGTCGGCAAAATCGATCCGGCGATCTGGCTCTCCTCTTCCGCGGCGTCCAGTCTGTCGCCGCTGACCTTGGTGGATATCGGCTCGAAGACCTGCCACTTGCTCAGCTGCGGCGCGCGAACACCGTTCGGCGGCGGCGGTTTGGAACTCAAGATCGACAGCCCCGTTGCCGGCACCAGCGAGCCCAATTACACCTTCGCCAATCCGCATGAGGTCAATGTGGCGCCAGACCCCACGCACCCGGTGATGGTGTCGGATGTCGTGGGCAGTTTGAAGGGGACGCTCATGGGCATCACGTTAACCCAACACCCTCCGACCATTGGCAGTCTGTTGGGGTTACTGCTCAATACCTTGCTGTCGACGCTGGCTGATGTCACCCAACTTCTGGTCACGGCCATCAGTGGCCTGATCGCGCCTCTGATTGATCCGATCGTCGACAGCCTGTTGCTCAACCTCGGGATCGACGTCAATAAAGTTGACGTCGGTTTCAACCTCACCTGCGGGCAAAAAGGCAAAGCCTATCTGGTGATCTGA
- a CDS encoding prepilin peptidase, with protein sequence MQSFFLLVWLTLCAEQDIRQRHIANHLTLGASLVALVFLGWTGRTWLGAEAVQGGWAFLLALAFTLPGYAARRLGAGDVKLMTALALATDGMHVLGTFIGAGLASVCWLLLAPRVWLLLSQDLRNLLQYLGPGTSNKQPFAPFVLLGFLLSLAWIH encoded by the coding sequence ATGCAGAGTTTTTTCCTACTGGTGTGGCTGACGCTATGCGCCGAGCAGGATATTCGGCAGCGGCACATCGCCAATCATCTGACCCTGGGCGCCAGCTTGGTGGCACTGGTGTTTCTGGGGTGGACCGGCCGCACCTGGCTAGGGGCCGAAGCCGTGCAGGGTGGTTGGGCTTTTCTGTTGGCGCTGGCCTTCACGTTGCCCGGCTATGCGGCGCGGCGCCTGGGCGCAGGCGATGTGAAACTCATGACAGCGTTGGCTCTTGCGACGGACGGTATGCATGTACTGGGCACATTTATTGGCGCCGGATTGGCCAGTGTCTGTTGGCTGCTGCTGGCGCCAAGAGTCTGGCTTCTTTTGAGTCAGGACCTTAGGAATCTTCTTCAATATCTGGGACCCGGAACGTCAAATAAGCAGCCATTTGCACCCTTCGTACTGCTGGGTTTTTTGCTGTCCCTCGCCTGGATTCACTAG
- a CDS encoding alpha/beta hydrolase, whose amino-acid sequence MTSTLRRLFCLAMGGCLLLAMTACSPLKLLNALTPDGSFDKTEGIAYGADPRQKLDVYVPSHPVANAPVVVFFYGGSWNSGSRSDYGFVGEALASRGIVAVLADYRLYPQVRYPLFLEDGAKAVAWTHEHIRQFSGNPQRLYLMGHSSGAYNAAMLALDPDLLGAVGLSPHNLSGWIGLAGPYDFLPIKNPDVRPVFFWPDSPPQSQPINHVSRGSPPALLMAATDDELVNPARNTGGLARKLREAGVPVQDLYFSRPGHATLVATLSRPMRGLAPVLEQVAAFVKATPGQ is encoded by the coding sequence ATGACGAGCACTCTGCGGCGACTGTTCTGCCTGGCAATGGGCGGGTGTCTGCTGTTGGCGATGACGGCGTGCTCGCCACTGAAATTGCTCAATGCCCTGACGCCCGACGGGAGTTTCGACAAGACCGAGGGCATCGCCTACGGTGCTGATCCGCGGCAAAAACTCGATGTGTACGTGCCGAGTCATCCCGTGGCGAACGCCCCTGTTGTGGTGTTTTTCTATGGCGGCAGCTGGAACAGCGGGTCCCGCAGCGATTACGGGTTTGTCGGCGAGGCTTTGGCGTCTCGGGGGATTGTCGCGGTGCTGGCAGACTATCGGTTATATCCGCAGGTGCGTTATCCGCTGTTCCTGGAAGATGGCGCAAAAGCGGTTGCCTGGACACACGAACACATTCGGCAGTTTTCCGGGAATCCGCAGCGGCTATATCTGATGGGCCACAGTTCCGGGGCGTACAACGCTGCGATGTTGGCGCTGGACCCCGACCTGCTCGGCGCGGTAGGCCTGTCGCCACACAATCTCAGCGGCTGGATCGGTCTGGCGGGACCGTATGATTTTTTGCCGATCAAGAATCCGGACGTACGCCCGGTATTTTTCTGGCCGGATTCACCGCCGCAGTCGCAGCCGATCAATCACGTCAGTCGTGGCTCGCCACCAGCCTTGTTGATGGCCGCGACGGACGATGAGCTGGTCAACCCGGCGCGCAACACCGGCGGCCTGGCGCGCAAGCTGCGCGAGGCGGGCGTACCGGTGCAGGACCTGTACTTCTCGCGTCCCGGCCACGCCACGCTGGTAGCGACCCTGTCACGACCGATGCGCGGTCTGGCGCCGGTGCTGGAGCAGGTCGCCGCGTTCGTGAAGGCGACGCCGGGTCAGTGA
- a CDS encoding MATE family efflux transporter, with the protein MSNLIADWRDRPTHRRVWALAAPMILSNISVPLVALVDSTVIGHLPHAHQLGAVAVGASLYTFLAWAMGFLRMGSTGFAAQAAGRGDGAALRQILLQGLLLAMVLAIALGAVGIPLSGVALHFMQPSAELDQLTREFFHTRLFGLPAALASYALVGWFLGTQNARAPLAILLSTNLVNIALNLWFVLGLDWGVVGSARASVIAEWTGALIGLLMTRKALRAYPGHIAWAALALWQSWRPLLAVNRDIFIRSLLLQSVFFLITVQGARLGDATVAANALLLNGLLLTAHALDGLAHAMEALCGHAIGARDRDALRRSLVVACGWSLLASLGFAVLFLFAGHLFIEMQTDIQSVRDTAFIYLPYLAALPLIAVWSYLLDGLFIGATRAREMRNGMLLTVILLLPFGWALQGLGNHGLWITFLLFMVLRSLTLGVIAWFLRNNDGWFSGRAH; encoded by the coding sequence ATGTCCAACCTGATTGCCGACTGGCGCGACCGCCCGACCCATCGCCGGGTCTGGGCACTCGCCGCGCCCATGATCCTCTCGAACATTTCCGTGCCACTGGTGGCGCTGGTCGACAGCACGGTCATCGGCCACTTGCCTCACGCCCATCAACTGGGCGCTGTCGCGGTCGGGGCCAGCCTGTATACCTTTCTCGCCTGGGCCATGGGCTTTCTGCGCATGGGCTCCACCGGTTTTGCCGCCCAGGCCGCCGGACGCGGGGATGGCGCAGCGTTGCGGCAGATTCTGTTGCAGGGGCTGTTGCTGGCCATGGTTCTGGCCATTGCATTGGGGGCGGTGGGCATCCCGTTGAGCGGAGTCGCGTTGCACTTCATGCAACCCTCGGCAGAGCTGGACCAACTGACCCGCGAATTCTTTCACACGCGGTTGTTCGGCCTCCCGGCCGCGCTGGCCAGTTATGCGCTGGTCGGCTGGTTCCTCGGCACGCAAAACGCCCGGGCACCACTGGCGATTCTGCTGAGCACCAACCTGGTCAACATTGCGCTGAACCTGTGGTTCGTCCTCGGCCTGGATTGGGGCGTGGTCGGTTCGGCCCGGGCTTCGGTAATCGCCGAATGGACCGGCGCGCTGATCGGCCTGCTGATGACCCGCAAGGCCCTGCGCGCCTACCCCGGCCACATCGCCTGGGCCGCACTGGCGCTGTGGCAGAGTTGGCGACCGTTGTTGGCGGTCAATCGCGACATATTCATCCGCAGCCTGTTGCTGCAATCAGTGTTTTTCCTGATCACCGTACAGGGCGCACGACTGGGTGACGCCACCGTCGCGGCCAACGCCTTGTTGCTCAACGGGCTGCTGCTGACCGCCCATGCGCTCGATGGCCTGGCCCACGCGATGGAAGCGTTGTGCGGACATGCCATTGGCGCTCGCGACCGTGATGCCCTGCGCCGCTCACTGGTCGTTGCCTGTGGCTGGTCGTTGTTGGCGAGCCTGGGGTTTGCCGTGCTGTTTCTGTTCGCCGGGCACTTGTTCATCGAGATGCAGACTGACATTCAGAGCGTGCGCGATACGGCATTCATCTACCTGCCCTACCTCGCCGCCCTGCCCTTGATCGCGGTCTGGAGCTACTTGCTCGACGGGCTGTTCATCGGCGCCACCCGCGCTCGGGAAATGCGCAACGGCATGCTGTTGACCGTGATTCTGCTTTTGCCGTTTGGCTGGGCGTTGCAAGGTTTGGGCAACCACGGACTGTGGATAACCTTCCTGTTGTTCATGGTGCTGCGCAGCCTGACCCTTGGTGTGATTGCCTGGTTTCTGCGCAACAACGACGGCTGGTTCAGCGGCCGGGCTCACTGA
- a CDS encoding MazG-like family protein — protein sequence MNLVELTERLHAIRDRNDWRQFHSPKNLAMAASVEMSELVEIFQWLSEDQSRQLPADKLAHAGQEVGDIVLYLLLLCSELGLDMNEVVRSKLADSERRFS from the coding sequence ATGAACCTTGTTGAACTGACCGAACGCCTGCACGCCATCCGTGACCGCAATGACTGGCGGCAATTTCACAGCCCGAAAAACCTGGCCATGGCCGCGAGCGTGGAAATGTCCGAACTGGTGGAAATCTTCCAGTGGCTGAGCGAAGACCAGTCACGCCAGTTGCCGGCGGACAAACTGGCCCATGCCGGGCAGGAGGTCGGTGACATCGTGCTCTATCTACTGCTGCTGTGCAGCGAGTTGGGGCTGGACATGAATGAAGTGGTGCGCAGCAAACTGGCGGACAGTGAACGGAGGTTCAGCTGA
- a CDS encoding DUF4136 domain-containing protein, translating to MKRRSGLLVICLGLAACQGTNPYVASSKPLPPAPPEAANTFDRSAYPAAPRDYGRYRSWAWLNGRMPAGAAWADSAQVAEAVSNALDQRGLRPLHDNRPADLFVSANLHLETRLRQVRDDYGYYGGYGGYNHHGSGYGMYNTVPIVRTYSEQVVVVRVDLFDAQSGQPVWSASAETANKGSQSARADAIREAVEKAMSAYPPS from the coding sequence ATGAAACGTCGTTCAGGGTTACTGGTGATCTGTCTCGGGTTGGCTGCCTGCCAGGGCACCAATCCCTATGTGGCAAGTTCCAAACCGTTGCCGCCGGCGCCACCCGAGGCGGCCAACACCTTCGATCGCAGCGCCTACCCGGCTGCGCCGCGTGACTACGGTCGCTACCGCAGCTGGGCGTGGCTCAACGGGCGCATGCCCGCGGGGGCGGCCTGGGCGGATTCGGCGCAAGTCGCCGAGGCCGTGAGCAATGCCCTCGATCAGCGCGGTTTGCGGCCGCTGCATGACAATCGCCCGGCGGACTTGTTTGTCAGTGCCAATCTGCATCTGGAAACCCGCTTGCGTCAGGTCCGGGACGACTATGGTTATTACGGCGGCTATGGCGGTTACAACCACCACGGCAGCGGTTATGGCATGTACAACACGGTGCCGATCGTTCGCACGTATTCGGAACAGGTCGTGGTCGTGAGGGTGGACCTGTTCGATGCGCAAAGCGGTCAACCGGTGTGGAGCGCGAGCGCCGAAACCGCCAACAAGGGCAGCCAGAGCGCCCGCGCCGATGCCATACGGGAGGCTGTGGAAAAGGCCATGTCGGCGTATCCTCCCAGTTAG
- a CDS encoding methyltransferase domain-containing protein has translation MSDRHFDQLATRFAEKIYGGAKGAIRLAVLQADLAETLPDRPLRVLDIGAGLGHMSLWLAQRGHDVTLAEPAEPMLEGARQRFADAGQTATFIQAPWQDLLGQLTEPYDLVLCHAVLEWLAEPHAILPVLHQLTKQDGWLSLAFYNRDALIYRNLLKGHFRKMRKNDMAGEKQSLTPQQPLDPRELAAQLEGLWQVETQSGVRVFHDYMPVEFQARAELVDLLEMELAHRRHPSFAGLGRYLHWICRPV, from the coding sequence ATGAGTGACCGTCATTTCGATCAACTGGCAACCCGTTTCGCCGAAAAGATCTACGGCGGCGCCAAGGGCGCGATCCGCCTGGCGGTGCTTCAGGCCGACCTGGCCGAAACCCTGCCTGACCGTCCGCTGCGTGTGCTCGACATCGGCGCCGGCCTGGGCCACATGTCGTTGTGGCTGGCCCAGCGCGGTCATGACGTGACGCTGGCAGAGCCCGCCGAGCCGATGCTGGAAGGCGCCCGCCAGCGTTTTGCCGACGCCGGCCAGACGGCTACTTTCATTCAGGCGCCGTGGCAGGATTTGCTCGGCCAACTCACCGAGCCCTACGATCTGGTCCTGTGCCACGCGGTGCTGGAATGGCTGGCGGAACCCCATGCAATCCTGCCGGTACTGCATCAATTGACCAAGCAGGATGGCTGGTTGTCCCTGGCCTTCTACAACCGCGATGCGCTGATCTATCGCAACCTGCTCAAGGGGCACTTCCGCAAAATGCGCAAGAACGACATGGCGGGTGAAAAGCAGAGCCTGACCCCACAGCAGCCGCTTGATCCGCGTGAATTGGCGGCGCAACTTGAAGGCCTGTGGCAGGTCGAAACCCAGAGCGGGGTGCGTGTTTTTCACGACTACATGCCGGTGGAGTTCCAGGCCCGCGCCGAACTCGTGGACTTGCTGGAAATGGAACTGGCCCACCGTCGTCACCCAAGTTTTGCCGGGCTTGGGCGCTACTTGCACTGGATCTGTCGGCCGGTCTGA